AGTTCTTCGAGCCCAGCTACCTGGATACCGGCGAGCCGGTGCTGCGCAAGTACTTCCCCAATGTGGTGTCCCCGGTCGGCGGTGTCGGGTTCTCCACGCTGGCCGAGACCTCCGCCGAATGGCATGCCCGCGCGCTGGCCGTCACCGGGGAGAAGGACGTTCCGCTGCTCGGATTGTTCAAGGAACGTGCCGAGGGTGCGGGACACTCCTACGGGACGACTGCGGTGCGCGGGTTCGTGGACATGACCGAGGAGGAGATCTCCTTCGGCGACGATGCCCGCCCCGAGAATCCGGACATGGCCGATCCGCTGTACCTGCGCCGCCTGCCACTGCACCAGCTCGAGGGTGCCTTCGGCCTGGACGACGAGGCCTACCGCAACAACAGCTTCGAGGAGATGTCGCCTCGGGCGATCAACAACTTCGACATCACGCCGGGTTACCGCAACTTCGTGATGGCGATGAACACCGAGCGAGCCCGGCGCCCCGCGGCACTGCGCGATGTGCTGGCCTTCCCCGCCGACGTCAACTTCTTGCACACCGCCGACGAATTCCGATCCGAAATGGGACAATTCGCGCTGTGGGGTAACAACGGTTATCTGGTGCGTGGGCTGATCATCTCGGGAACCGGCGACGAGTTCACCCTGAAACTGGCCCATTCCGCGGGCCGGCTCGCCGAGCTGGCGCACTCGTTGCGACAACGGTTCGGCACGCAGATCGTCGACTACGACATCGTCGGCGACCGGTTGTGGCTACGGGCATCCGGTGATGCCTTGCACTACCTGTCCCACGTGCGCACCGCACCGGACTCGATCCCGCTGTCCGCGGTGCAGCCCGCCGATGAGATCGCGGCCACGCTGGCCTCCGGGGCGATGAGCCATGGCGCGCTGGTGGCCGCCGCGCACGAAGCGGTCGCGCACGGCACCAACATGGTCGGTGGTCTGTCCAACTGCGGTGAGGGTGGTGAGCACATCACCCGCTACGGCACCATTCGCGGATCGCGGATCAAGCAGTTCGCCTCCGGCCGGTTCGGCGTGTGGGCCGGCTACCTCGCCGACCCGATGCTGCGTGAGTTGGAAATCAAGATCGGTCAAGGGGCCAAACCCGGTGAGGGCGGCCAGCTGCCCGCGCCGAAGGTGACCGTCCAGATTGCCGCGGCACGTGGTGGAACACCGGGGGTCGAGCTGGTCTCCCCGCCGCCGCACCACGACACCTACTCCATCGAGGATCTCGCGCAGCTGATCCACGATTGCAAGGCCGCGCGCGTCCGGGTGATCGTGAAGCTGGTCAGCTCGGAGGGAATCGGCATCATCGCCGCCGGCGTCGCCAAGGCCGGTGCCGATGTCATCAACGTCGCGGGTAACACCGGTGGCACCGGTGCCGCGGCCGTCACCAGCCTGAAGTATGCCGGGCGGTCGGCCGAGATCGGCGTCGCCGAAGTGCATCAGGCCCTGGTGGCCAACGGTATTCGGCAGAAGGTCGTGTTGCGTGCGTCCGGCGCTCACCAGACCGCCAGCGACGTGGTCAAGTCGGCACTGCTCGGCGCCGACAGCTACGAGTTCGGCACCACCGCCCTGATGATGCTCAAGTGCGTGATGGCCAAGAACTGCAACATCAAGTGTCCGGCCGGTCTGACCACGAATTCCGAAGCGTTCGAGGGTGATCCACGGGCCTTGGCGCAGTATCTGCTCAACATCTCCCACGAGGTTCGCGAGATACTGGCCATGCTCGGCCTGCAGTCGCTGCGCCACGCGCGGGGGCGAAGCGACCTTCTGCACCTGCTGGATCATCCCTCCAGCATCGGCAAGCTGGATCTGCGGGCCATGCTGTCCGTCGCCGAGGGATTCGTACCCGACGACCCGATCTACATGGAGAAGGACTACGCCGTCGACGACGCGTTCCTGGCGCAGCTCGACCTCGATGGTGTGGCGATGGCACCGGTGACGCTGACCAACGGCAACAAGAGTGTGGGGGGCCAGCTCGCCATCGACATCGAGCGGATGCTGAATCACCCAGGACCATCCGGGCCGCTGGACGGCCGGGCGGTGGCGGTCGACGCGCGCGGACGCCGGTTCCTCACCCCCGACAGCGTGCTGATCACCACTGACGGTTCGGCGGGGCAGAGTTACGGTGCCTTCTGCAATGACGGTATGACGATGTCGCACACCGGAACCTGCAATGACGGGGTCGGCAAGAGCCAGTGCGGTGGCACGATCACCGTCCATTCGCCCGGTGGCGGATCGGAACTGCCGGGCGGCAATGTGTTGATCGGCAACTTCGCACTGTTCGGCGCCTCCGGTGGACGGCTTTTCGTCGCCGGTGAGGCCGGTGACCGATTCGCCGTCCGCAACTCCGGCGCCACCGCTGTCGTCGAGGGTGTCGGTGAGTTCCTGTGTGAGTACATGACCAATGGCGCGGTGTTCAACATCGGGGGCTTCGGCAAAGGCGTCGCCAACGGCATGAGCGGCGGATTCCTCTATCAATACGATCCGAGCGATGTGCTGGCGGCCAAGGTGAGTGCCGACTCGGTCCTGATCGCTCCGCTGGCCGAGGCGCCCTTCCACGAGGTCGCCGCCAAGACGATGCTGCAGTGGCACGTCGAGGCGACGGGATCGACAAAGGCCGCTGCGCTTCTCGACGATTGGGACACCACCCGGGAACACGTGAAGTATGCGATGCCGCGGGCGCTGCTGCAGTACCAGGATGCCGACGCGATACTTGCGGCCAAGACGCGCAAAGAACTGCTCGACGAACTGGCCTCGGCGCTCGCCGGTCATCAGGTCGCCAAGTTCAAGCGGTCCTATCGGGACGGTGAGATGGTGCTCGGCGGTGCGGTACCCGGCTACGGGGACACCGACACCGAAGAGATGTATGCGCTGTTGAACACCTACACCGTGCTCAATCTCGCTCAGCAGCTGGCGCTGACCCGGCTGCCAGGGGTGACCGACGTTGCCGACCCTGCGGTGGGAGGTACCGTCCGCAACCTGGTGCTGACCGAGGACTTCTTCCTGATCCAGAAGTTGCAGCGGTATGCGCGTGAGGCCATCGACGGTTTCAGTGACGAGGACCTGGCCGTGTTGATCGCCAACAAGCGGATCACCGACTACAAGGACGCGCTGTCGCAGCGCAACGTGCTGTCGATGGACAGCCCCGGCACATACGGCTGGATCCTGTTCCAGAGCGCCAAGAACGTCGAGCGCATCGGGCGGCTGCCCTCCTTCGAGGAATTGTTTGCCGCCCAATCTGTTCCGGACGTGGTGGCCTCACTGACCACCTTGGAGAGCGCTTCGTGAAGATTGCCTACATTCCCCAGGATGCCCCGTTCAACGAGGACCAGCGTGCCTGGCTGTCGGGATTCCTGGCAGGCCTGCACTCGCGGTTGGCCATGAACATGGTCCCGCCGCCGGCCGCGGTGGCCGATGCGCCTGCCGCGCGTCCGGCGCTGCGGATCCTCTACGGTACCCAGACCGGTAACGCCGAGGGCGTGGCCAATGATGCTGCCGCCGCAGCCAAGCTGCAGGGTTTCGACGTCAAGGTCAGTGGTCTCGACGAGATCGAACTCGACGAGTTCGCCGGGCTGAAGTACGTGCTGATCGTGACGTCGACCTACGGCGAGGGCGAGATGCCCGACAACGCCGAACTCTTCTGGGACGCGCTGTCGGCCACGACCGCCCCCCGCCTTGAGGGGGTGTCCTACGGCGTGCTCGCGCTCGGCGACACCAGCTATGACGAGTTCTGCCAGGCGGGCAAGCTCTTCGACATCCGGTTGGAACAGCTCGGCGCCACTCGCGTGGTCACCCGCACCGATTGCGATGTCGAGTACGAGGCGCACGCCGCCGAATGGATCCAGGGCGCACTCACCGCGCTGGTGCCGACATCAGGGGCCAGCGGAACGCCGAGCACCCCGCCGCCGAGCGCGGTGGCCCGTTCCGGGTGGACGCGCAAGAACCCGTTCGTGGCCGATCTCGCGGTCAACCGATTGTTGTCCGGACCGGGGTCGGACAAGGAGATCCGGCACATCGAGTTCGCGCTTGCCGACAGCGGTATCGAGTACGAGGCCGGTGATGCGTTGGCGGTCATCCCGGAGAACGATCCCGCGCTGGTGGAGGCGATCGCCGAGCACTTCCGCGTGTCGCCGGACACCTTGGTCGACGACCGCCCGCTCGGTGAATTGCTCGGGCGTCGTTACGAGATCAGTGCACCGTCGAAGGATCTGCTCGGTGAGGTCGAGAAGCGCGCCGACAACGAGGAGCTGTCCCATGTGCTGCGCGGTGGGGTCAAGGAGACTCTCGAGCGCTGGCTGTACGGCAAGGACATCTTGGACGTACTGCGGATCGCCGGTGACGACCTGAGTCTGGAGGAGTTCATCGGGTTACTCAAACCCCTTGCACACCGGGCCTATTCGATATCGTCGAGCGCGCTGGCACATCCCGACCGGATTCATCTGACCGTCGCCGCGGTGCGCTATCAGGGCAACGGACGTGCCCGCGGCGGCGTGTGCTCGACGTATCTTGCCGACCGGGCCGGCACGGCGAAGATCTTCCTGCAGCCCAACAAGTCGTTCCGGGTGCCCGTCGATGGTGACGTGCCGATGATCATGGTCGGGCCCGGTACCGGGGTGGCGCCGTTCCGGGCCTTCCTGCAGGAGCGCGAACACAGCGGCGCGGCCGGCCGAAACTGGCTGTTTTTCGGCGATCAGCACCGCGCCCACGATTTCGCCTACGAGACCGAACTGCTCGGCTGGCAGTCCAGCGGCCTGCTGACCCGCCTGGATCTGGCCTTCTCGCGAGATCAATCCGAGAAGATCTACGTGCAGAACCGGATGGTCGAGCACGGGGCCGACGTGTACGCCTGGCTCGAAGAGGGCGGCCACTTCTATGTCTGTGGAGACGCCACCCGGATGGCCAAGGATGTCGACAAGGCGCTGCACGACATCGTCGCCACCCATGGTGCGATGAGCGCCGACGCCGCCACCGATTACGTGAATTCCCTCAAGCGCGAAAAGCGGTACGTCCGCGACGTGTACTGAGCGGATGACCGCGGGCCCCGCGGGCCTGGCGACAGGTCAGGGCGGGGACAGTTCGCCGCCGGGCGGCGGCGCGAAATCGGTCACGGTCTGTGTTTCGGTCCGGGTTTCGGTGACCGTGCTCGGCGGGACCGTCGTCGTGGTGGTGGTCGTGCTCGGCGTGGTCGTCGTGGTTGTGGTCGTCGTCGTGGTTGTGGTGGTCGTCGTCGGGTCGGTCGTCGACGTGGTGGTGGCCGTCGTGGGCGGCACCGTCTCGGTGATCGTGCCGGGCACGACCGGGGCGCCGGGTGCGGTCGTCGTCGTGCTGGTGCTGGTGGTCGCCGGGCCGGAATCTGAGTCGTCGGAGGATACGGCGCTGAAGATCCCGTACCCGGCCAGTGCCAGGACCGCGGCGGTGACCGCACCGAGGCCGACAAGCGCCGCCGGCTTCTGGTACCAGGGCTGTGCCGGTTCGGCCGCCGGGTACGGTTCGGCCAGTTCGCTGTAGTCGGCGTAGAGGGTGGGGTCGTCGTGCGGGTACTCGTTCGGATCGCCCGGGCGCTCGTTCATGAGTCCGATGCTAGGTGGTCGATGGCAGGCGGTGGCGGCCGACGGCCGGTCAGCGCTTACCCCAGTCCCACGGCGGAGCGGTCAGCATGGTCTGGCCCTCGATGAGGGTTTCACCCCACTCCTTGACCAGTTCCACGGTCAGCGCGCCGGCCGCATCGAGCCGTTCCCGCATGACGGTCGAATGGGTGACGACGATGACCTGGGTTGCCGCAGCGGCGTTGCCGATCATGCCGGCCAGAGCGGGGATCAGGTCCGGGTGCAGCGAGGTTTCGGGCTCGTTGAGCACCATCAGCGACGGCGGTCGGGGACTGAGCAGCGCCGCGGCCCACAACAGGAAACGCAATGTGCCGTCGGAGAGCTCCGCGGCCCGTAGTGGGCGCAGCATTCCGCGCTGGCGCAGCTGCAACTCGAAAAGTCCGTCGTTGGCGACCACCGATACGCCTGCGCCGTCGAAGGCATCGGATATGGCGCCCTGCAGCTCGCCGTCGCCGAGCTCGATGATGGTCTGTAGCGCGGCGGCCAGGTCGGCGCCGTCGTCGGCGAGCACCGGCGTGCGGGTGCCCACCCTGGGCTGGCGGGCCGGTGCACCGGCGTCGGAGCGGAATCCGTCATAGAAGCGCCAGTCGCGCAGGCGGTTGCGGACGGCGTTGATCTCGGGGAGCGCCCCGGCGTACTCCGCGAGGACGCTGCGGTACAACGGCAATGCGCGGGACAGATCGGTGAACCCGCGCCCGGTCTCGTCGGCAACGTCGGCGTGCGGGCCGTTGCGGCGGACCAGCGCCGAGGACGGCCGCAGTCGCGGCCCGGCGAAGATGGCCTCGCGTTTGATCTCCGGATCGC
The sequence above is drawn from the Mycolicibacterium neoaurum VKM Ac-1815D genome and encodes:
- a CDS encoding AAA family ATPase, coding for MLNTIAVRGYRSLREVLLPLEQLTVITGANGTGKSSLYRALMLLADCGRGEVIASLAREGGLQSALWAGPEQTSGARRTGSTQGTVRTRPVSLELGFASDEFGYLVDLGMPQHAGPASLFGRDPEIKREAIFAGPRLRPSSALVRRNGPHADVADETGRGFTDLSRALPLYRSVLAEYAGALPEINAVRNRLRDWRFYDGFRSDAGAPARQPRVGTRTPVLADDGADLAAALQTIIELGDGELQGAISDAFDGAGVSVVANDGLFELQLRQRGMLRPLRAAELSDGTLRFLLWAAALLSPRPPSLMVLNEPETSLHPDLIPALAGMIGNAAAATQVIVVTHSTVMRERLDAAGALTVELVKEWGETLIEGQTMLTAPPWDWGKR
- a CDS encoding glutamate synthase-related protein — protein: MSGLFDPNQEKSSCGVGFLTRKDGRQTHEVIQKLHEALCAVPHRGGMSSEGVGDGAGVNLDLSLRFFREVTGRPDLELGQFGVGNFFLPNDTASHGEAEAVIERTLREHGFDIIAKRDVPVDNTAIRPAAVTYQLPIRQWVFTADTSARFDRRIHDALMDIEAVAYTEPALLGLYPLSISARTQVLKGRLNSNEVVPYFSDLSDPRMEVHSMFFHTRFSTNTVPNATMAQPFRLMAHNGELNTDKKNRLSDNAVARARNRAIVRPVGQSDSCRLDQTLQNRVLEDDLDLITAVVAMMPPAWENDETLSPQVRAMLEFFSLYEEKNDGPAALIFGDGTYIGARLDRLGLRPLRSVETAEYLGVMSEAGQVYFPPEEVTKRGRIEAGGMLYYDHREQRSYDTVEALEKLAQQHDYQSMLDEARVNLADLPAVAPEGQLSPARYNGDLSRHQRYVAYSLNQESFKFLMDPMLATGQEKISAMGYGAAINALSNHEGGIARYFTQRFAQVTNPPLDSIREADGMTLRVALGAKPNSGGKAAPQIVVPTPILTHLEMLKIRDQKHTPVERFGMFYRIDLEDSEANAQALVRGIDKLCDEVEEFARETGGIAVISDRHVESGMAAIPLIIAVSAINQRLIEEGVRLRVSVIAESGQICSSHHVATALGFGASAVYPLGVQMRAEEKFGPDESQVAAAFKRFAKAAEKSLMKTMGRVGLCTAESYIGGEFFEPSYLDTGEPVLRKYFPNVVSPVGGVGFSTLAETSAEWHARALAVTGEKDVPLLGLFKERAEGAGHSYGTTAVRGFVDMTEEEISFGDDARPENPDMADPLYLRRLPLHQLEGAFGLDDEAYRNNSFEEMSPRAINNFDITPGYRNFVMAMNTERARRPAALRDVLAFPADVNFLHTADEFRSEMGQFALWGNNGYLVRGLIISGTGDEFTLKLAHSAGRLAELAHSLRQRFGTQIVDYDIVGDRLWLRASGDALHYLSHVRTAPDSIPLSAVQPADEIAATLASGAMSHGALVAAAHEAVAHGTNMVGGLSNCGEGGEHITRYGTIRGSRIKQFASGRFGVWAGYLADPMLRELEIKIGQGAKPGEGGQLPAPKVTVQIAAARGGTPGVELVSPPPHHDTYSIEDLAQLIHDCKAARVRVIVKLVSSEGIGIIAAGVAKAGADVINVAGNTGGTGAAAVTSLKYAGRSAEIGVAEVHQALVANGIRQKVVLRASGAHQTASDVVKSALLGADSYEFGTTALMMLKCVMAKNCNIKCPAGLTTNSEAFEGDPRALAQYLLNISHEVREILAMLGLQSLRHARGRSDLLHLLDHPSSIGKLDLRAMLSVAEGFVPDDPIYMEKDYAVDDAFLAQLDLDGVAMAPVTLTNGNKSVGGQLAIDIERMLNHPGPSGPLDGRAVAVDARGRRFLTPDSVLITTDGSAGQSYGAFCNDGMTMSHTGTCNDGVGKSQCGGTITVHSPGGGSELPGGNVLIGNFALFGASGGRLFVAGEAGDRFAVRNSGATAVVEGVGEFLCEYMTNGAVFNIGGFGKGVANGMSGGFLYQYDPSDVLAAKVSADSVLIAPLAEAPFHEVAAKTMLQWHVEATGSTKAAALLDDWDTTREHVKYAMPRALLQYQDADAILAAKTRKELLDELASALAGHQVAKFKRSYRDGEMVLGGAVPGYGDTDTEEMYALLNTYTVLNLAQQLALTRLPGVTDVADPAVGGTVRNLVLTEDFFLIQKLQRYAREAIDGFSDEDLAVLIANKRITDYKDALSQRNVLSMDSPGTYGWILFQSAKNVERIGRLPSFEELFAAQSVPDVVASLTTLESAS
- a CDS encoding sulfite reductase subunit alpha, encoding MKIAYIPQDAPFNEDQRAWLSGFLAGLHSRLAMNMVPPPAAVADAPAARPALRILYGTQTGNAEGVANDAAAAAKLQGFDVKVSGLDEIELDEFAGLKYVLIVTSTYGEGEMPDNAELFWDALSATTAPRLEGVSYGVLALGDTSYDEFCQAGKLFDIRLEQLGATRVVTRTDCDVEYEAHAAEWIQGALTALVPTSGASGTPSTPPPSAVARSGWTRKNPFVADLAVNRLLSGPGSDKEIRHIEFALADSGIEYEAGDALAVIPENDPALVEAIAEHFRVSPDTLVDDRPLGELLGRRYEISAPSKDLLGEVEKRADNEELSHVLRGGVKETLERWLYGKDILDVLRIAGDDLSLEEFIGLLKPLAHRAYSISSSALAHPDRIHLTVAAVRYQGNGRARGGVCSTYLADRAGTAKIFLQPNKSFRVPVDGDVPMIMVGPGTGVAPFRAFLQEREHSGAAGRNWLFFGDQHRAHDFAYETELLGWQSSGLLTRLDLAFSRDQSEKIYVQNRMVEHGADVYAWLEEGGHFYVCGDATRMAKDVDKALHDIVATHGAMSADAATDYVNSLKREKRYVRDVY